The Coregonus clupeaformis isolate EN_2021a chromosome 18, ASM2061545v1, whole genome shotgun sequence genome has a segment encoding these proteins:
- the LOC123493073 gene encoding LRR receptor-like serine/threonine-protein kinase FLS2, giving the protein MKGTVPLEMEPGYMKGTVPLEMEPGNMKGTVPLEMEPGSMKGTVPLEMEPGYMKGTVPLEMEPGYMKGTVPLEMEPGYMKGTVPLEMEPGYMKGTVPLEMEPGSMKGTVPLEMEPGYMKGTVPLEMEPGYMKGTVPLEMEPGNMKGTVPLEMEPGNMKGTVPLEMEPGNMKGTVPLEMEPGYMKGTVPLEMEPGNMKGTVPLEMEPGYMKGTVPLEMEPGYMKGTVPLEMEPGSMKGTVPLEMEPGNMKGTVPLEMEPGYMKGTVPLEMEPGYMKGTVPLEMEPGSMKGTVPLEMEPGYMKGTVPLEMEPGSMKGTVPLEMEPGNMKGTVPLEMEPGNMKGTVPLEMEPGYMKGTVPLEMEPGYMKGTVPLEMEPGYMKGTVPLEMEPGNMKGTVPLEMEPGYMKGTVPLEMEPGYMKGTVPLEMEPGYMKGTVPLEMEPGYMKGTVPLEMEPGNMKGTVPLEMEPGSMKGTVPLEMEPGYMKGTVPLEMEPGYMKGTVPLEMEPGYMKGTVPLEMEPGYMKGTVPLEMEPGYMKGTVPLEMEPGNMKGTVPLEMEPGYMKGTVPLEMEPAI; this is encoded by the exons ATGAAAGGTACTGTTCCACTGGAGATGGAGCCGGGCTATATGAAAGGTACTGTTCCACTGGAGATGGAGCCGGGCAATATGAAAGGTACTGTTCCACTGGAGATGGAGCCAGGCTCTATGAAAGGTACTGTTCCACTGGAGATGGAGCCGGGCTATATGAAAGGTACTGTTCCACTGGAGATGGAGCCGGGCTATATGAAAGGTACTGTTCCACTGGAGATGGAGCCGGGCTATATGAAAGGTACTGTTCCACTGGAGATGGAGCCGGGCTATATGAAAGGTACTGTTCCACTGGAGATGGAGCCAGGCTCTATGAAAGGTACTGTTCCACTGGAGATGGAGCCGGGCTATATGAAAGGTACTGTTCCACTGGAGATGGAGCCAGGCTATATGAAAGGTACTGTTCCACTGGAGATGGAGCCGGGCAATATGAAAGGTACTGTTCCACTGGAGATGGAGCCAGGCAATATGAAAGGTACTGTTCCACTGGAGATGGAGCCGGGCAATATGAAAGGTACTGTTCCACTGGAGATGGAGCCGGGCTATATGAAAGGTACTGTTCCACTGGAGATGGAGCCAGGCAATATGAAAGGTACTGTTCCACTGGAGATGGAGCCGGGCTATATGAAAGGTACTGTTCCACTGGAGATGGAGCCGGGCTATATGAAAGGTACTGTTCCACTGGAGATGGAGCCAGGCTCTATGAAAGGTACTGTTCCACTGGAGATGGAGCCAGGCAATATGAAAGGTACTGTTCCACTGGAGATGGAGCCGGGCTATATGAAAGGTACTGTTCCACTGGAGATGGAGCCGGGCTATATGAAAGGTACTGTTCCACTGGAGATGGAGCCAGGCTCTATGAAAGGTACTGTTCCACTGGAGATGGAGCCAGGCTATATGAAAGGTACTGTTCCACTGGAGATGGAGCCAGGCTCTATGAAAGGTACTGTTCCACTGGAGATGGAGCCGGGCAATATGAAAGGTACTGTTCCACTGGAGATGGAGCCAGGCAATATGAAAGGTACTGTTCCACTGGAGATGGAGCCAGGCTATATGAAAGGTACTGTTCCACTGGAGATGGAGCCAGGCTATATGAAAGGTACTGTTCCACTGGAGATGGAGCCGGGCTATATGAAAGGTACTGTTCCACTGGAGATGGAGCCAGGCAATATGAAAGGTACTGTTCCACTGGAGATGGAGCCAGGCTATATGAAAGGTACTGTTCCACTGGAGATGGAGCCGGGCTATATGAAAGGTACTGTTCCACTGGAGATGGAGCCGGGCTATATGAAAGGTACTGTTCCACTGGAGATGGAGCCGGGCTATATGAAAGGTACTGTTCCACTGGAGATGGAGCCAGGCAATATGAAAGGTACTGTTCCACTGGAGATGGAGCCAGGCTCTATGAAAG GTACTGTTCCACTGGAGATGGAGCCGGGCTATATGAAAGGTACTGTTCCACTGGAGATGGAGCCGGGCTATATGAAAGGTACTGTTCCACTGGAGATGGAGCCGGGCTATATGAAAGGTACTGTTCCACTGGAGATGGAGCCGGGCTATATGAAAGGTACTGTTCCACTGGAGATGGAGCCGGGCTATATGAAAGGTACTGTTCCACTGGAGATGGAGCCAGGCAATATGAAAGGTACTGTTCCACTGGAGATGGAGCCGGGCTATATGAAAGGTACTGTTCCACTGGAGATGGAGCCGGCTATATGA